Proteins from one Mycobacterium adipatum genomic window:
- a CDS encoding TetR/AcrR family transcriptional regulator, producing the protein MGKRQQARDRIEAQIIEVGRRHLVTDGAAGLSLRAIARDMGLVSSAIYRYVASRDDLLTLLLIDAYTELADTVDAAADGVSGDWAARLAAMAHAARGWALGQPARWALLYGSPVPGYRAPADLTVGPGTRVVGSLFGIVADGIRAGAIPDLKGVAPQQIAGDMDRLRTEFDFAGGDPVLLRCFLLWAALVGAISLEVFGQYGADTLTEPTVVFDGQIRLLVQMLASPVAGPWRDTEPN; encoded by the coding sequence GTGGGGAAACGGCAGCAGGCGCGCGATCGCATCGAGGCGCAGATCATCGAGGTGGGCCGGCGACATCTGGTCACTGACGGGGCGGCGGGCCTGTCGCTGCGCGCCATCGCCCGCGACATGGGCCTGGTGTCCTCGGCCATCTACCGCTACGTCGCCAGCCGCGACGACCTGCTGACATTGCTGCTCATCGACGCCTACACCGAATTGGCCGACACGGTGGACGCCGCCGCCGATGGCGTCTCGGGGGACTGGGCGGCGCGACTGGCGGCCATGGCGCACGCCGCACGCGGTTGGGCGCTCGGCCAACCGGCGCGGTGGGCGCTGCTCTACGGCAGTCCGGTGCCCGGCTATCGCGCGCCGGCCGACCTGACGGTTGGCCCCGGTACTCGGGTGGTCGGATCGCTGTTCGGAATCGTTGCCGACGGTATCCGCGCCGGCGCCATCCCAGATCTGAAAGGTGTTGCACCACAACAGATCGCGGGTGACATGGATAGGCTCAGGACGGAGTTCGATTTCGCCGGCGGCGACCCGGTGCTGCTGCGGTGCTTCCTGCTGTGGGCCGCGCTGGTGGGCGCGATCAGCCTGGAGGTGTTCGGCCAGTACGGTGCTGACACCCTGACGGAACCGACGGTGGTCTTCGACGGGCAGATCCGGCTGCTGGTGCAGATGCTCGCCTCGCCCGTTGCCGGCCCCTGGCGGGACACGGAGCCAAACTAG
- a CDS encoding ABC transporter ATP-binding protein/permease — MEMFTTSLDWGSEVVTSLVWIAKAWAMAAVGTLVVLALLGRFTTWGRQFWRITGPYFTGRQSVKVWLWLGAILLSVISGVRLSVLFSYQGNDMMTGAQVAVQGLSSGDEAIRQSGVDGFWAALWMFALLATFHVARVMLDLFMMQRFMLAWRTWLTDRLTGDWLDGKAYYRSRFIDDTIDNPDQRIQADIDIFTTNVGPLPNTPNNTSGSTLLFGAIDAIVSVISFAMILWNLSGDLTLFGVTVPRAMFVIAFVYVFIATIIAFWIGRPIIRLSFDNEKYNAAFRYALVRLRDASESVAFYRGEIAERVQLRKRFEPIVSNYQRFINRSVGFYGWNLTISQIINPLPWVIQAPRLFSGNIQLGDVSQTSSAFGNIHDSLSFFRNSYDAFAGWRASIIRLHGLVIANEEGRALPELTVQPCGSCPVELVDIDVHTPAGEILIDDLNLQMQPGDTLIITGRSGTGKTTLLRSLAQLWPYTSGTLRCPDGSNETMFLSQMPYVPLGDLRAVVSYPKGPDVLSDAELQIALDKVSLPQCAKRLAEVADWAKVLSPGEQQRIAFARVLLTKPRVVFFDEATSALDEGLEYSMYDLVRRELPDTILVSVTHRSTVGQHHERHLHLLGGGRWVLGEVADDIAAETELDGENPAP; from the coding sequence ATGGAAATGTTCACCACGTCCCTCGACTGGGGCAGTGAGGTCGTCACCTCATTGGTCTGGATCGCCAAGGCGTGGGCGATGGCGGCCGTCGGGACGCTGGTGGTGCTCGCCCTGCTCGGACGGTTCACCACCTGGGGCCGCCAGTTCTGGCGGATCACCGGCCCGTATTTCACCGGGCGCCAGTCGGTGAAGGTGTGGCTGTGGCTCGGCGCGATCCTGCTGTCGGTGATCTCCGGTGTTCGACTGAGCGTGTTGTTCAGCTATCAAGGCAACGACATGATGACCGGCGCCCAGGTTGCGGTGCAGGGTCTATCCAGCGGTGATGAGGCGATCCGACAGTCCGGTGTCGACGGATTCTGGGCGGCGCTGTGGATGTTCGCCCTGCTGGCGACCTTCCACGTCGCGCGGGTCATGTTGGACCTGTTCATGATGCAGCGCTTCATGCTGGCCTGGCGTACCTGGCTGACCGACCGGCTGACCGGCGACTGGCTGGACGGGAAGGCCTATTACCGCAGCCGGTTCATCGACGACACCATCGACAACCCGGACCAGCGCATCCAGGCCGATATCGACATCTTCACCACCAATGTCGGCCCGTTGCCCAACACCCCGAACAACACCAGCGGATCCACCCTGTTGTTCGGCGCCATCGATGCCATCGTGTCGGTCATCTCGTTCGCCATGATTCTGTGGAACCTGTCCGGGGATCTGACCCTGTTCGGTGTGACCGTGCCGCGGGCGATGTTCGTGATCGCGTTCGTCTATGTCTTCATCGCGACCATCATCGCGTTCTGGATCGGCCGCCCGATCATCCGATTGAGCTTCGACAACGAGAAATACAACGCCGCGTTCCGCTACGCCCTGGTGCGTCTGCGCGACGCGTCGGAATCGGTGGCGTTCTATCGCGGCGAGATCGCCGAGCGGGTGCAGCTGCGTAAACGGTTCGAACCGATCGTCTCGAACTACCAGCGCTTCATCAATCGGTCGGTCGGGTTCTACGGCTGGAACCTCACCATCAGCCAGATCATCAATCCGCTGCCCTGGGTCATCCAGGCGCCCAGGCTGTTCAGCGGCAACATCCAGCTCGGTGACGTCTCGCAAACCTCGTCGGCGTTCGGCAATATCCACGACTCACTGTCGTTCTTCCGCAATTCCTACGACGCGTTCGCCGGGTGGCGGGCCTCGATCATCCGTCTGCACGGCCTGGTGATCGCCAACGAGGAAGGCCGCGCCCTTCCCGAGTTGACCGTCCAGCCGTGCGGGAGTTGCCCGGTCGAGCTCGTCGACATCGATGTGCACACCCCCGCCGGCGAAATCCTGATCGACGATCTGAACCTGCAGATGCAACCCGGTGACACGCTGATCATCACCGGCCGGTCCGGCACCGGCAAGACCACCCTGTTGCGCAGCCTGGCCCAGTTGTGGCCGTACACCAGCGGCACGTTGCGCTGCCCGGACGGCAGCAACGAGACCATGTTCCTGTCCCAGATGCCCTACGTCCCATTGGGTGACCTACGCGCCGTGGTGTCCTACCCGAAGGGGCCCGATGTGCTCTCGGACGCCGAGTTGCAGATCGCGCTGGACAAGGTGTCGCTGCCGCAGTGCGCGAAACGCCTTGCCGAGGTGGCCGATTGGGCCAAGGTGCTCTCGCCGGGCGAACAACAGCGCATCGCGTTCGCCCGGGTATTGCTGACCAAACCGCGGGTGGTGTTCTTCGACGAGGCCACCTCGGCGCTGGACGAGGGCCTCGAGTACAGCATGTACGACCTGGTGCGCCGGGAACTTCCGGACACCATCCTGGTGAGCGTGACCCACCGCAGCACGGTGGGCCAGCACCATGAGCGTCATCTGCATCTGCTCGGCGGCGGTCGGTGGGTTCTCGGTGAGGTCGCTGACGACATAGCGGCCGAAACTGAACTCGATGGCGAGAATCCGGCCCCGTAG
- a CDS encoding carboxylesterase/lipase family protein translates to MTDALIVDTTNGPVRGIGDGTVSAWLGIRYAAPPSGDLRWRAPQPPQPWTEPADAGAVGPVCPQPTDPRIPLDLGAPQGEDCLTLNVWVPAGGAAVKPVLVWVHGGAYVLGSAAQPLYHGRELAIGDDVVVVTVNYRLGAFGFLDLSSYGDGFATNNGLRDVLFALQWVRDNIGAFGGDPHRVTLFGESAGGGIVTTLLASPAAAGLFHRAIAQSSPVTSVYDQSRGERIAHDFLTELGMSDRDAAQLPNVPVPALVAATKQLFNDVPKRAPGTLAFVPIVDGDLVPDYPVQLARAGRTLPVPLIIGTNEHEAALFRWMRSPLLPITPQAITDMFTAIAAEQPGLQIPSQTEIGAVYRGRGKKPGMGVARDVGFRMPSIWFADGHNEVAPVYMYRFDWATPMLRALRLGGAHATELPYVWGNLVAGPKDPTFKLGGLATGKEVSRRMRARWCSFAAGAEPDAAPTDVRWRPYRDDDRATLLIGAHDTVAVDPDRLQRATWGTEVLSFR, encoded by the coding sequence ATGACCGATGCACTCATCGTCGACACCACCAATGGGCCTGTCCGCGGGATCGGCGACGGCACCGTCTCGGCATGGCTGGGCATCCGCTACGCCGCGCCGCCGAGCGGTGACCTGCGCTGGCGCGCGCCGCAACCGCCGCAGCCCTGGACCGAACCGGCCGATGCCGGTGCGGTCGGCCCGGTCTGCCCGCAGCCGACCGATCCCCGGATTCCGCTCGATCTCGGTGCTCCGCAGGGCGAGGACTGCCTGACCCTGAACGTCTGGGTGCCCGCCGGCGGCGCCGCCGTCAAGCCGGTCCTGGTGTGGGTGCATGGCGGCGCCTACGTGCTGGGGTCCGCCGCCCAGCCGCTCTATCACGGACGGGAACTGGCCATCGGCGATGACGTCGTGGTGGTGACGGTCAACTACCGCCTCGGGGCGTTCGGCTTCCTCGATCTGTCCTCGTATGGCGACGGCTTCGCCACCAACAACGGCCTGCGCGATGTGCTTTTCGCGCTGCAGTGGGTGCGGGACAACATCGGCGCGTTCGGTGGCGACCCGCACCGGGTGACCCTGTTCGGCGAATCGGCCGGCGGCGGTATCGTCACCACCTTGCTGGCCAGCCCGGCGGCCGCCGGGCTGTTCCATCGCGCCATCGCGCAGAGTTCACCGGTGACCTCGGTGTACGACCAGAGCCGGGGCGAGCGGATCGCGCACGACTTTCTCACCGAACTCGGCATGTCGGACCGGGATGCCGCTCAGCTGCCGAACGTGCCGGTGCCGGCGCTGGTGGCGGCGACCAAGCAGCTGTTCAACGACGTCCCGAAACGGGCGCCCGGGACGCTGGCGTTCGTCCCGATCGTGGACGGGGACCTGGTGCCCGACTACCCGGTGCAGCTGGCACGGGCCGGTCGCACGCTGCCGGTACCGCTGATCATCGGGACCAATGAGCATGAGGCCGCGTTGTTCCGGTGGATGCGTTCGCCGCTGCTCCCGATCACCCCGCAGGCGATCACGGACATGTTCACCGCGATCGCCGCCGAGCAGCCCGGCCTGCAGATCCCGAGTCAGACCGAGATCGGGGCCGTCTACCGCGGTCGCGGGAAGAAGCCGGGTATGGGTGTGGCCCGCGACGTCGGTTTCCGGATGCCATCGATCTGGTTCGCCGACGGGCACAACGAGGTCGCGCCGGTGTACATGTACCGGTTCGACTGGGCCACCCCGATGCTGCGGGCGCTGCGCCTCGGCGGTGCGCATGCCACCGAACTGCCGTATGTCTGGGGCAATCTGGTCGCCGGGCCGAAGGATCCGACGTTCAAGCTGGGCGGCCTGGCGACCGGTAAGGAGGTGTCGCGCCGCATGCGGGCCCGTTGGTGCAGCTTCGCCGCCGGTGCCGAGCCCGACGCGGCCCCGACGGACGTGCGCTGGCGCCCATACCGTGACGACGACCGGGCAACCCTGCTGATCGGCGCACACGACACGGTTGCCGTCGATCCCGACCGCCTGCAGCGCGCGACGTGGGGCACCGAGGTGCTGAGCTTCCGATGA
- a CDS encoding FAD-binding protein has protein sequence MTLEQLPDTIAAADVADWSDDVDVVVVGFGIAGGCAAVAAAAAGARVLVLERAAAAGGTTSMAGGHFYLGGGTAVQQATGHADSAEEMYKYLVAVTEDAELDKIRAYCDGSVEHFDWLEALGFQFERSYYPGKVVVPPGTEGLSYTGNEKVWPFNEQAVPAPRGHSVPVPGELGGAAMVIDLLLKRAAELGVQIRYETGATNLVVGDDGAVVGVNWKHFTETGAVKAKSVVIAAGGFAMNPDMVAKYTPALGQERKTKHHGMVAPYILGNPNDDGLGIRLGVSAGGVAKNLDQLFITAAAYPPEILLTGIIVNKDGQRFVAEDSYHSRTSAFVLEQPDQAAYLIVDEAHMQMPEMPLIKFIDGWETVAEMEAALGIPTGKLAATLDRYNENAARGIDPDFHKQPDYIAAQDTGPWAAFDLTLGVAMYSGFTMGGLTVSIDGEVLRTDGTAVPGLYAAGACASNIARDGKGYASGVQLGEGSFFGRRAGAHAAAR, from the coding sequence GTGACACTCGAACAGCTTCCGGACACCATTGCGGCCGCCGACGTTGCCGACTGGTCCGACGACGTCGACGTCGTGGTGGTCGGTTTCGGCATCGCCGGGGGGTGCGCCGCGGTGGCTGCCGCGGCGGCCGGCGCGCGGGTGCTGGTGCTCGAACGCGCCGCTGCCGCCGGCGGCACCACCTCGATGGCCGGCGGGCACTTCTACCTCGGTGGCGGCACCGCGGTGCAGCAGGCCACCGGCCATGCCGATTCCGCCGAGGAGATGTACAAGTATCTCGTCGCGGTGACCGAAGACGCCGAACTGGACAAGATCCGGGCCTATTGCGACGGCAGTGTCGAGCATTTCGACTGGCTCGAGGCGCTGGGATTCCAGTTCGAGCGCAGCTATTACCCCGGCAAGGTCGTGGTGCCGCCGGGGACCGAAGGACTGTCCTACACCGGCAACGAGAAGGTATGGCCGTTCAACGAGCAGGCCGTGCCTGCGCCGCGCGGACATTCCGTGCCGGTCCCCGGCGAACTCGGGGGCGCGGCCATGGTCATCGACCTGCTGCTCAAACGCGCCGCGGAGCTCGGTGTGCAGATCCGCTACGAGACCGGTGCGACCAACCTCGTCGTGGGTGACGACGGCGCCGTCGTTGGGGTGAACTGGAAACACTTCACCGAAACCGGTGCGGTCAAAGCGAAGTCGGTCGTCATCGCCGCCGGGGGATTCGCGATGAACCCGGACATGGTCGCCAAGTACACCCCAGCGCTTGGCCAAGAACGCAAGACCAAACACCACGGCATGGTGGCCCCCTACATCCTGGGCAACCCGAACGATGACGGGCTGGGAATCCGGCTCGGGGTGTCCGCCGGCGGCGTGGCCAAGAACCTCGACCAGCTGTTCATCACCGCGGCGGCCTACCCGCCGGAGATCCTGCTCACCGGGATCATCGTCAACAAGGACGGGCAGCGCTTCGTCGCCGAGGACTCTTATCATTCGCGCACGTCGGCCTTCGTCCTCGAACAACCGGACCAGGCGGCGTATCTGATCGTCGACGAAGCACACATGCAGATGCCGGAGATGCCGCTGATCAAGTTCATCGACGGCTGGGAGACCGTCGCCGAGATGGAGGCGGCGCTCGGCATACCGACCGGAAAGCTGGCCGCAACGCTGGACCGGTACAACGAGAATGCCGCCCGCGGAATCGATCCCGACTTCCACAAGCAGCCCGACTACATCGCCGCCCAGGACACCGGACCGTGGGCCGCCTTCGATCTCACCCTCGGGGTGGCGATGTACTCCGGGTTCACCATGGGTGGGCTGACGGTGTCGATCGACGGTGAGGTGCTGCGCACGGACGGCACTGCCGTGCCGGGGCTGTACGCCGCCGGTGCGTGCGCCTCCAACATCGCCCGCGACGGTAAGGGCTATGCCAGCGGGGTGCAGCTGGGGGAGGGTTCGTTCTTCGGGCGGCGGGCAGGCGCGCACGCCGCGGCGCGGTAG
- a CDS encoding DMT family transporter, producing MRKWVLLGAAIATEVTGTLSLRASQDHSAWLIVVVIGYVASFVLMAAVLRAGMPVGVAYGIWGAIGTAATAVAASVIFGEAFTWPLAAGITLIIAGVLLVEFGSHDRTAAATG from the coding sequence ATGCGCAAGTGGGTGCTCCTCGGTGCGGCCATCGCCACCGAAGTCACCGGCACCCTGTCCCTGCGCGCGTCCCAAGACCACTCCGCATGGCTGATCGTGGTGGTGATCGGGTACGTCGCCTCGTTCGTCCTGATGGCGGCCGTGCTGCGGGCCGGTATGCCGGTCGGCGTGGCCTACGGCATCTGGGGCGCGATCGGCACCGCGGCCACCGCGGTGGCCGCGTCGGTGATCTTCGGTGAGGCATTCACCTGGCCGCTGGCGGCCGGTATCACCCTGATCATCGCCGGGGTGCTGCTGGTCGAATTCGGCTCGCACGATCGGACCGCGGCGGCGACCGGATGA
- a CDS encoding nitroreductase/quinone reductase family protein produces the protein MTTRYDQPNRAARVFNEAIRQLTELGIGIAGSRSLRVRGRTTGQWRSVVVNVLTVEGRDYVVSPRGNTQWVRNARAAGSVEMGPRWRRRQVRVREVPDAAKPELIRRYLDRWYWEVKGHAGGLTPESTDSEVKVIAASIPVFELAG, from the coding sequence GTGACGACGCGCTATGACCAGCCGAACAGGGCCGCCCGGGTCTTCAACGAAGCGATCCGCCAGCTCACCGAACTGGGGATCGGGATAGCCGGCAGCCGATCCCTGCGGGTGCGGGGCCGGACCACGGGCCAGTGGCGGTCGGTGGTGGTCAACGTGCTCACCGTCGAGGGACGCGACTATGTCGTCTCACCGCGCGGGAACACCCAGTGGGTGCGCAACGCCCGTGCCGCCGGAAGCGTCGAGATGGGACCGCGCTGGCGCCGGCGCCAGGTCCGCGTGCGAGAGGTCCCCGACGCGGCCAAGCCGGAGCTGATCCGGCGCTATCTGGATCGCTGGTACTGGGAGGTCAAAGGTCACGCAGGCGGATTGACGCCCGAATCCACCGATTCCGAGGTGAAGGTGATCGCGGCTTCGATCCCGGTGTTCGAGTTGGCCGGCTGA
- a CDS encoding VOC family protein has translation MPNQTPVQVAWVTRDLDATEHMLTALLGAGKWTRMPGIHFGPDMCTLRGAPADFIADISLSYAGDLQLELIAPISGDSIYTEFLAASGPGMHHICTAAADEEAFADAVRAAEDAGAPVVMQGVMPGGMRFAYVGAAGAGVPYIEIAYIPPDIQAVFDYIKSEQQ, from the coding sequence ATGCCGAATCAGACACCTGTCCAGGTCGCGTGGGTCACCCGTGACCTCGACGCGACCGAGCACATGCTCACTGCCCTGCTCGGCGCCGGGAAGTGGACGCGCATGCCGGGCATCCACTTCGGTCCGGATATGTGCACGCTGCGCGGTGCACCCGCCGATTTCATCGCCGACATCTCGCTGAGTTATGCCGGTGACCTCCAGCTGGAGCTGATCGCCCCGATCAGCGGGGACAGCATCTACACCGAATTTCTGGCCGCCTCCGGTCCCGGGATGCATCACATCTGCACGGCCGCCGCCGACGAGGAGGCCTTCGCCGACGCCGTGCGCGCCGCCGAGGACGCCGGTGCTCCCGTCGTCATGCAGGGGGTGATGCCCGGTGGGATGCGCTTCGCCTATGTCGGTGCCGCCGGCGCCGGGGTGCCCTATATCGAGATCGCCTACATTCCGCCCGATATCCAGGCCGTCTTCGACTACATCAAGAGCGAACAGCAGTGA
- a CDS encoding NAD(P)/FAD-dependent oxidoreductase, whose protein sequence is MKTVFDAPVDSALVERSLAATAFAPMWLDIARPEHPALTGVTSCDLLVIGGGYTGLWTALHAAERNPGQKIVLIEANRIGWAASGRNGGFVDASLTHGAENGKSRWAAEFDTLQAMGLENLDGMAADIARLGLDVEWQRTGMLSVATEAHQVAWLSESAAAGEGRYLDEAQVRAELASPTYLAGLFEPDTCAIVHPAKLAIELARACREAGVQIHEHTRAVSLQTSGGGLRVGTEAAVLDAKRVMLATNVYPSLVRRNRWYTVPVYDYVLATEPLTDDQLDRIGWRNRQGVGDCANQFHYYRLTEDNRVVWGGYDAIYHFGRRVDAVYEDRPQTYRRLAEHFFITFPQLDDVRFSHRWAGAIDTNTRFCAHWGTAHHGRVAYVNGFTGLGVGATRFAADVCLDLLDGVSTPRTELEMVRKRPLPFPPEPVASAGIQATRWSLNRADHSAGRRNVLLKTLDALGLGFDS, encoded by the coding sequence GTGAAGACCGTTTTCGACGCCCCCGTCGACTCCGCGCTCGTCGAACGTTCCCTTGCCGCAACCGCGTTCGCGCCGATGTGGCTCGATATCGCCCGGCCGGAGCATCCCGCCCTGACCGGGGTGACGAGCTGCGACCTGCTGGTGATCGGTGGCGGCTACACCGGGCTGTGGACGGCGCTGCACGCCGCCGAGCGCAACCCGGGTCAGAAGATCGTGCTCATCGAGGCCAACCGCATCGGCTGGGCGGCATCGGGGCGCAACGGTGGTTTCGTCGACGCCAGCCTGACCCACGGCGCGGAGAACGGGAAGTCGCGCTGGGCAGCGGAGTTCGACACGCTGCAGGCGATGGGCCTGGAGAACCTCGACGGGATGGCCGCCGACATCGCACGGCTCGGCCTGGATGTCGAGTGGCAGCGCACCGGAATGCTGTCGGTGGCCACCGAGGCCCACCAGGTTGCGTGGCTGTCCGAGTCGGCCGCAGCGGGGGAGGGGCGGTACCTGGATGAGGCCCAGGTGCGCGCCGAGCTGGCCTCGCCGACATATCTGGCGGGATTGTTCGAACCCGACACCTGCGCGATCGTGCATCCGGCCAAGTTGGCGATCGAGCTCGCCAGGGCGTGCCGGGAGGCGGGAGTGCAGATTCACGAGCACACCCGGGCGGTGTCGCTGCAGACTTCGGGCGGCGGTCTGCGCGTCGGGACCGAGGCGGCGGTGCTGGACGCCAAACGGGTGATGCTGGCGACCAACGTGTATCCCAGCCTGGTCCGCCGTAACCGGTGGTACACGGTCCCGGTGTATGACTACGTCCTGGCGACCGAGCCACTGACCGATGACCAACTCGACCGCATCGGCTGGCGCAACCGCCAAGGCGTCGGTGACTGCGCCAATCAGTTCCACTATTACCGGCTGACCGAGGACAACCGGGTGGTGTGGGGCGGGTATGACGCCATCTATCACTTCGGCCGGCGCGTCGACGCGGTGTACGAGGATCGGCCTCAGACCTATCGACGGCTCGCCGAGCATTTCTTCATCACCTTCCCCCAACTCGACGACGTCAGGTTCAGTCACCGCTGGGCGGGCGCCATCGACACCAACACCCGCTTCTGTGCGCACTGGGGCACCGCCCATCACGGCCGGGTCGCCTACGTCAACGGCTTCACCGGGCTCGGGGTGGGCGCGACCCGGTTCGCCGCCGATGTCTGCCTCGACCTGCTCGACGGTGTCAGCACCCCGCGCACCGAGCTGGAGATGGTGCGCAAGCGCCCGCTGCCCTTCCCCCCGGAGCCGGTCGCCAGTGCCGGGATACAGGCAACCCGGTGGTCACTGAACCGCGCCGACCATTCGGCGGGGCGGCGCAACGTCTTGCTGAAGACCCTCGATGCGCTGGGGCTGGGTTTCGATTCGTAG
- a CDS encoding sterol desaturase family protein, whose translation MDALLRVLDALPPQMRDPVLFAIPFFLLMLVLEWTAARKLAQLEAGDRTPAGAYHRRDAWASLSMGLVSVATTAGWKLLALLGYAAIYAYLAPWHLPADRWYTWVIAIVGVDLLFYAYHRVAHRVRLVWATHQAHHSSQYFNFATALRQKWNNSGEILMWIPLPLLGVPPWMVFASFSVNLIYQFWVHTERIDKLWRPIEFVFNTPSHHRVHHGMDPEYLDKNYGGIFILWDRIFNTYSDELFRPHYGLTKQVDTFNIWTLQTHEYVAIGRDVRAAKRWRDKLGYTFGPPGWAPRDSERPVPSSAG comes from the coding sequence ATGGATGCGCTGCTGAGGGTGCTGGACGCGCTGCCGCCGCAGATGCGTGACCCGGTGCTGTTCGCGATCCCGTTCTTCCTGCTGATGCTGGTGCTGGAGTGGACCGCGGCGCGCAAGCTGGCGCAGCTGGAGGCCGGTGACCGCACCCCTGCGGGGGCCTATCATCGCCGCGACGCGTGGGCGAGCTTGTCGATGGGCCTGGTCTCGGTGGCCACCACGGCCGGCTGGAAACTGCTGGCGCTGTTGGGTTATGCCGCGATCTACGCATACCTGGCGCCATGGCATCTGCCCGCGGACCGGTGGTACACCTGGGTCATCGCGATCGTCGGGGTCGATCTGCTCTTCTATGCGTATCACCGTGTCGCGCACCGGGTCCGGTTGGTCTGGGCGACACACCAGGCGCACCACTCCAGCCAGTACTTCAACTTCGCCACCGCCCTGCGCCAGAAGTGGAACAACAGCGGCGAGATCCTGATGTGGATTCCGCTGCCACTGCTCGGAGTCCCGCCCTGGATGGTGTTCGCGAGTTTCTCGGTCAACCTGATCTACCAGTTCTGGGTGCACACCGAGCGCATCGACAAGCTGTGGCGGCCCATCGAATTCGTCTTCAACACGCCGTCGCACCATCGGGTGCATCACGGTATGGATCCGGAGTACCTGGACAAGAATTACGGCGGGATTTTCATCCTGTGGGACCGCATTTTCAACACGTACTCCGACGAGCTGTTCCGTCCGCATTACGGGCTGACCAAACAGGTGGACACCTTCAACATCTGGACGCTGCAGACCCATGAGTACGTCGCGATCGGGCGGGATGTCCGCGCGGCGAAACGTTGGCGGGACAAGCTCGGGTACACGTTCGGTCCGCCCGGGTGGGCGCCGCGTGACTCCGAGCGACCGGTGCCCAGCAGTGCGGGCTGA